The Octadecabacter arcticus 238 genome contains a region encoding:
- a CDS encoding UxaA family hydrolase produces MSTTLNDAIGLGWRRSDGRIGLRNHVIAFSTVALTDRVTTLAAEQVPGVLPLTPAFQRGLRGIDATLQHDMINAIIAHPNVGAALVVTHDGASADQLRRFCAELGKPIVIVALMAQQGMQAACETMAAHLRSLLAEAAEQSKSKFLLPDLTVALECGGSDATSALCANPAIGRFVDRLIDAGGTAIVSETAEFLGGEDIVLAQSRTPQVADAILAYLSAEDAIMTSDGTDYRGVNPTQENIEAGLSTLTEKTMGALCKIGTSRFAGALNFGEEPTGKGLFFMNTPFFSPTSLTGMVLGGAQVSLFAMGVFNPSGLPLAPTIKICGNPKTLSDWPDAIDLDVSGVISGRMNYGAAADDILRIVRDISNGQVTCAERFQEGQIILPITQSPL; encoded by the coding sequence ATGTCCACAACATTGAATGATGCAATCGGATTGGGTTGGCGGCGCTCAGATGGGCGCATTGGCCTCCGAAATCACGTTATCGCTTTTTCAACTGTGGCGCTCACCGACCGTGTCACGACACTGGCCGCGGAGCAGGTTCCCGGCGTACTGCCATTAACTCCCGCATTCCAACGTGGCTTGCGCGGGATTGATGCCACCCTTCAGCACGACATGATCAACGCAATCATCGCCCACCCGAATGTCGGCGCCGCCCTTGTTGTGACACATGATGGAGCATCTGCTGATCAACTACGCAGGTTCTGCGCCGAATTGGGAAAACCAATCGTTATTGTCGCGCTAATGGCGCAGCAGGGTATGCAGGCCGCCTGTGAAACTATGGCCGCCCATTTGCGCAGTCTTCTGGCTGAAGCGGCGGAACAGTCAAAATCAAAATTCTTGCTGCCCGATCTCACGGTTGCACTTGAATGCGGCGGGTCTGACGCGACATCCGCGCTTTGCGCCAATCCGGCCATCGGGCGTTTTGTGGACCGGCTGATCGACGCTGGTGGCACCGCTATTGTGTCAGAAACCGCTGAGTTCTTAGGCGGCGAAGACATCGTCCTCGCCCAATCTCGAACCCCTCAAGTCGCCGACGCCATTCTGGCATATCTAAGTGCGGAAGATGCGATAATGACGTCGGATGGAACGGATTATCGCGGTGTGAACCCAACGCAAGAAAACATAGAAGCCGGCCTGAGCACCTTGACGGAAAAGACGATGGGTGCCCTTTGCAAAATTGGCACCAGCCGCTTTGCAGGGGCGCTAAATTTTGGAGAAGAACCGACCGGCAAAGGGCTGTTCTTTATGAACACTCCGTTCTTTAGCCCAACATCCCTGACTGGCATGGTATTGGGTGGCGCGCAGGTCTCTTTGTTTGCGATGGGCGTCTTTAACCCGTCCGGCCTGCCACTGGCCCCCACCATCAAAATATGTGGCAATCCCAAAACTCTATCGGATTGGCCCGATGCGATAGACCTTGATGTGTCAGGCGTAATTTCCGGGCGGATGAACTACGGTGCGGCTGCGGATGACATCCTGAGGATTGTGAGAGATATTTCCAACGGTCAGGTGACCTGTGCGGAACGCTTTCAAGAAGGTCAAATCATTCTCCCTATCACGCAATCGCCACTTTAA
- a CDS encoding UxaA family hydrolase, whose amino-acid sequence MTKPDKPSGARLSLKTQAGDNVATLLDDQLDCTLISGGMSVDQGIPFGHKVALAPIAAGETVIKYGVVIGHAKTGIREGEHVHVHNIE is encoded by the coding sequence ATGACCAAACCTGATAAACCATCTGGCGCGCGTTTGTCCCTGAAAACTCAGGCGGGTGACAACGTGGCAACGCTTCTGGACGATCAATTGGACTGCACCCTGATATCTGGAGGCATGTCGGTAGATCAAGGCATCCCCTTTGGGCACAAGGTTGCACTGGCACCGATTGCGGCTGGCGAAACGGTGATAAAGTACGGTGTAGTGATTGGTCATGCCAAGACGGGTATCCGCGAGGGAGAACACGTGCATGTCCACAACATTGAATGA
- a CDS encoding DUF3592 domain-containing protein: MMNFFPLGLAFAVAIALIFLGIALFLKTRRFRAKAKPVDAVIVGVEELGDLREDGLGAFRLSYEYTAADGRVIQAVQSVLKARSPQVGTDVTMLADPQNPEKLGKRSVVEYVFPAGFVIAGIAMLSIIAILR; this comes from the coding sequence ATGATGAATTTTTTTCCTCTTGGGTTGGCTTTCGCCGTTGCAATAGCGCTCATATTTCTGGGTATAGCGCTGTTCCTCAAAACACGCCGGTTTCGGGCGAAAGCCAAACCAGTCGATGCCGTAATTGTTGGTGTCGAAGAATTAGGTGATCTCCGAGAAGACGGCTTGGGCGCATTTCGTCTTTCCTATGAGTACACTGCCGCTGATGGAAGGGTCATTCAGGCCGTACAGTCCGTCTTGAAGGCGCGAAGCCCTCAAGTTGGGACCGATGTTACGATGCTTGCCGACCCACAAAATCCAGAAAAATTGGGGAAGCGTAGCGTCGTGGAATATGTGTTTCCAGCGGGTTTCGTGATAGCTGGTATCGCTATGTTGTCGATTATAGCTATACTCAGATAG
- a CDS encoding aldehyde dehydrogenase family protein, translating into MLVDIHNPANPSEVVGSFPTIKPDDVPAIIATARAAQREWAKVPQPERGKIVDAFLNGLEARREDIATAITREMGKVIGESRGEVNKALGEGRATTRRASAPIGEVLPSQKPDTVTYSTRRPRGVIVGINPWNFPFSTPIRKTIPALVYGNAIVLKPSISTPGAAFIMQEVADEILPKGLFQIAYGSGSLGSALTSAEGVDAISFTGSVGIGRIVAQAAAANLAEISLELGGKNPAILNDASDLDATLDQIYMAAFSVCGQRCTAISRVIVRRDIEAQVVEGLSKRAKAAVVGDGLDPATTLGPLMGANARNDVAAFVDRAVAEGAKAAAGGHSIELNDGYFFAPTILSDVTPDMEIAHEEVFGPVLAVIPYDTPNEALEICNDVEFGLSACLYSEQTPLVDRFIAEAESGMIHVNCGSFPEDHAPFVGVKNSSLGVGGSNGASTLHFYTQEHTVFRRGQV; encoded by the coding sequence ATGCTTGTCGATATTCATAACCCCGCGAACCCAAGCGAAGTTGTCGGATCATTTCCAACGATCAAACCCGATGATGTGCCCGCGATCATAGCAACGGCACGGGCGGCACAACGGGAATGGGCCAAGGTCCCCCAGCCCGAGCGCGGCAAAATTGTGGACGCCTTCCTTAATGGTTTGGAAGCACGCCGGGAAGACATTGCAACAGCAATTACCCGCGAAATGGGCAAAGTCATTGGCGAATCTCGCGGTGAGGTTAACAAGGCTTTGGGTGAAGGTCGTGCCACCACGCGCCGTGCCTCTGCACCCATTGGAGAGGTCCTTCCCTCACAAAAACCTGATACTGTGACCTATTCTACGCGTCGCCCCCGCGGTGTGATCGTCGGGATTAACCCATGGAATTTCCCGTTCAGCACCCCAATCCGCAAGACGATACCGGCCTTGGTCTATGGCAACGCCATCGTCCTGAAGCCGTCAATCAGCACGCCCGGTGCAGCCTTTATCATGCAAGAAGTGGCGGATGAAATCCTACCCAAGGGACTGTTCCAGATTGCCTATGGTTCAGGCAGTTTGGGGAGTGCATTGACGTCGGCGGAGGGTGTCGATGCCATCAGCTTTACAGGATCGGTTGGTATTGGCCGCATCGTGGCGCAAGCGGCTGCGGCGAACCTTGCTGAAATCAGCCTCGAGCTTGGCGGCAAGAACCCGGCGATTTTGAACGATGCCAGCGATCTGGATGCAACGCTTGATCAAATCTACATGGCAGCTTTTTCTGTTTGTGGTCAACGCTGCACTGCAATCAGCCGCGTCATTGTGCGCCGAGACATCGAAGCGCAGGTTGTCGAAGGTTTGTCAAAACGCGCCAAGGCCGCGGTGGTCGGGGACGGGCTTGATCCTGCAACGACACTTGGCCCGCTGATGGGGGCCAATGCCCGCAATGATGTTGCAGCCTTTGTGGACCGCGCCGTTGCTGAGGGTGCTAAAGCCGCCGCCGGGGGGCATAGTATTGAGCTAAACGATGGCTATTTCTTCGCGCCGACAATTCTGTCTGACGTGACGCCAGATATGGAGATCGCACACGAAGAGGTCTTTGGCCCCGTCCTTGCGGTGATCCCATATGACACCCCCAATGAAGCGCTGGAAATCTGCAATGACGTTGAATTTGGGCTGTCCGCCTGTCTCTATTCCGAACAAACGCCGCTAGTTGATCGTTTCATCGCCGAAGCTGAAAGCGGAATGATACATGTCAACTGTGGCAGTTTCCCAGAAGACCATGCGCCTTTCGTCGGTGTTAAAAACTCGTCTCTGGGTGTTGGCGGCTCAAACGGCGCATCAACCCTGCATTTCTACACGCAAGAGCATACAGTCTTTCGCAGAGGGCAAGTATGA
- a CDS encoding TRAP transporter small permease, producing the protein MKFLRYVLFGLAATGLALMVSALFLQVVSRELRWAVDWTEELGRFSFITMVFLAAAYGTLTKSHLRVSVFSDFIGRKIGVRKIDFLHTAILLGFAATMAYFSWYNFVDGLRYPNTSAALRFNQNHLFIGMSLGFAIIFALHLRDLVVLLRGGELDISTKELGDE; encoded by the coding sequence ATGAAATTCCTAAGATATGTTTTGTTCGGGCTTGCGGCAACCGGTCTTGCGCTAATGGTCAGCGCACTTTTCTTGCAGGTCGTCTCACGGGAATTGCGATGGGCCGTTGATTGGACCGAAGAGCTCGGTCGTTTCAGCTTTATTACTATGGTCTTCTTGGCCGCCGCTTACGGCACGCTGACGAAATCGCATCTGCGGGTGTCGGTCTTTTCGGATTTTATTGGCCGCAAGATTGGTGTGCGCAAAATCGACTTCCTTCACACCGCCATCTTGCTGGGGTTTGCCGCGACGATGGCCTATTTTTCTTGGTACAATTTCGTTGACGGTCTGCGCTATCCGAACACCTCGGCGGCGCTTAGGTTCAATCAAAACCACTTGTTTATCGGGATGAGCCTTGGGTTTGCAATTATCTTTGCCCTACATCTGCGCGATCTTGTCGTTCTGCTGCGCGGCGGCGAACTGGATATATCGACAAAGGAACTTGGTGATGAATGA
- a CDS encoding TRAP transporter large permease has protein sequence MNDVYVILLVLFPILLFLGLPIYAALGITGLAVSYLTDAPLIFATQNVLNGLDKFALLAIPSFILAGNIMQKGGITEDIISIFRHAFGHIPGSLGIVTIFSCMFFAAISGSGPGTVAAIGAIMIPSMIKAGYSPEYAASVSATGGTLGVMIPPSNPLIIYGIIANVSIADLFAAGMLPGLFTAFLLAGVAYVLAIRSGAVIEIDHSIERQSIWCLIWKAKFALFLPIFILGGIYSGIFTPVEASVCAVVYALVVSVVVYRQLTLPGLRAAFENAVRLGGALMIIVACSTLFATVITLERIPQDVVESFSGITESATLILLLICLMLIIIGTFMETISAIIILAPILVPLVVSYGIDPVHFGIILIVTIEIAFLTPPLGVNLFVASQIANIKFERVAVAILPYVATLIMVMLIVIFFPQLSLWLPETLRSLR, from the coding sequence ATGAATGACGTCTATGTGATCCTGCTAGTTCTCTTTCCTATCTTACTGTTTCTGGGCCTGCCTATTTACGCAGCCCTTGGCATCACGGGCCTTGCTGTCAGCTATCTGACAGACGCGCCGCTGATTTTTGCGACGCAAAACGTTCTGAACGGCTTGGATAAATTCGCTCTGCTGGCGATCCCATCTTTCATTCTGGCTGGCAACATTATGCAAAAGGGTGGCATCACAGAAGATATTATTAGTATTTTCCGCCATGCCTTTGGTCACATCCCTGGCAGCCTTGGTATTGTGACGATCTTTTCATGTATGTTTTTCGCCGCAATCTCAGGGTCTGGCCCCGGAACCGTAGCCGCAATCGGTGCGATCATGATCCCGTCGATGATCAAAGCTGGGTATTCGCCTGAATATGCCGCGAGCGTCTCGGCGACTGGTGGCACGCTTGGGGTTATGATTCCACCCAGCAATCCGTTGATCATCTACGGGATTATAGCCAATGTTTCGATTGCTGACCTCTTTGCCGCGGGCATGTTGCCCGGCTTGTTTACCGCATTTCTTTTGGCGGGGGTTGCCTATGTCTTGGCCATCAGGTCAGGCGCAGTCATCGAAATTGATCACAGCATCGAACGCCAAAGCATCTGGTGCCTGATCTGGAAAGCAAAGTTTGCATTGTTCCTGCCGATCTTCATTTTAGGCGGTATCTATTCGGGTATCTTCACCCCGGTTGAGGCCTCGGTTTGTGCGGTTGTCTATGCACTGGTCGTCAGTGTTGTGGTCTACCGCCAGCTAACGCTGCCCGGACTGCGTGCCGCGTTCGAAAACGCGGTTCGCCTTGGCGGCGCATTGATGATCATCGTGGCCTGTTCGACCTTATTTGCCACAGTCATCACGCTGGAACGCATCCCACAAGATGTCGTTGAATCGTTCAGTGGCATTACAGAAAGTGCGACGCTGATCTTGCTGCTGATCTGCCTGATGTTGATCATCATCGGCACGTTCATGGAAACCATCAGCGCCATCATCATCTTAGCGCCGATCCTTGTGCCTTTGGTGGTCAGCTATGGCATCGACCCGGTTCACTTTGGAATCATCTTAATTGTGACAATCGAGATTGCCTTCCTGACTCCGCCCCTTGGCGTGAATCTCTTTGTGGCAAGTCAAATCGCGAACATAAAATTTGAACGTGTTGCGGTGGCGATCCTGCCTTATGTTGCCACGCTTATTATGGTGATGTTGATTGTCATCTTCTTCCCACAACTCAGCCTCTGGCTGCCTGAAACCCTTCGAAGTCTGAGGTAA
- a CDS encoding GMC family oxidoreductase, whose amino-acid sequence MSTYDYIVVGAGTAGATLAARLSEDPTCNVLVLEGGGSDRNFWLKLPVGYFKSIYNPAYSHLYRSEPDEGINGRRMDCPRGRVIGGSSSINGLIYIRGQHEDFDDWAKLGAQGWNHDAVLPHFRKVETYSGEPSQYRGAHGPLHVSDLRNKNTACDAWMDAARASGLPRNSDFNGATTYGIGSYQLTLRGRWRDSAATAYLKPAMTRHNLTVKLRAHVTGITFDGLRATGVSFRQRGQDQTATTTSEVILCGGAVQTPQLLQLSGIGPVELLKAQGIDVRHAAPEVGENLQDHIQMRTIVELKQRGLSLNDHVRNPFRLAQMGLDWLINGAGPLSVGAGQVGGAIRTKYAKDDRPDLQLFVMPLSVDKPGKPLHRYPGFTTSFWQCHPESRGQIQICSTDPFANPKIRMNYFGVERDLDVTLEGLKAVRDIYQQPEFRGFWSSEVIPGSAHQTDEDLKAAIRANATTVYHLVGTCRMGSDDRAVVDPQLRVQGIDGLRVVDASVMPRIPSANTNSATYMIAEKAAQMIKDGH is encoded by the coding sequence ATGTCGACATACGACTACATCGTCGTTGGAGCTGGAACTGCAGGGGCAACTCTTGCAGCGCGACTGAGCGAAGATCCGACGTGCAATGTGCTTGTTCTCGAAGGCGGAGGCTCTGACCGGAACTTTTGGCTTAAACTCCCTGTCGGTTATTTTAAGTCGATTTATAATCCGGCGTATTCCCATCTTTACCGCTCTGAACCCGACGAGGGGATCAATGGACGGCGCATGGATTGTCCGCGCGGTCGTGTGATTGGTGGCTCTAGTTCGATCAACGGGCTTATCTATATTCGCGGTCAGCACGAAGATTTCGATGACTGGGCCAAATTGGGTGCACAGGGCTGGAACCATGACGCGGTCCTTCCCCATTTCCGAAAAGTGGAAACTTACAGCGGAGAGCCTTCTCAATACAGAGGTGCGCATGGGCCGCTTCATGTCAGCGACTTGCGTAACAAAAACACCGCTTGTGATGCTTGGATGGACGCAGCCCGTGCATCCGGCTTGCCGCGCAATTCGGATTTCAACGGCGCCACCACATATGGGATTGGGTCTTATCAGCTCACCTTGCGCGGACGTTGGCGCGACAGTGCCGCAACGGCCTATCTGAAACCCGCAATGACGCGGCACAATCTGACGGTAAAGCTGCGGGCGCATGTCACGGGGATTACCTTTGATGGGCTACGTGCGACAGGCGTGTCTTTCCGCCAAAGGGGTCAGGACCAGACCGCCACTACGACAAGTGAGGTCATTCTTTGTGGTGGCGCGGTGCAAACCCCACAGCTTTTGCAATTGTCAGGGATCGGGCCGGTTGAACTTCTGAAGGCACAGGGAATTGATGTGCGGCACGCAGCACCGGAAGTTGGTGAAAACCTCCAAGATCATATTCAGATGCGTACGATAGTTGAGCTTAAACAGCGCGGTCTCTCTTTAAACGATCACGTTCGAAATCCATTCCGTCTTGCCCAGATGGGGCTTGATTGGTTGATCAACGGGGCTGGCCCACTGAGTGTTGGCGCTGGTCAGGTGGGTGGCGCGATCCGCACCAAATACGCGAAGGATGACCGGCCAGATCTCCAACTGTTTGTGATGCCGCTTTCGGTGGATAAACCCGGAAAACCGCTGCACCGGTATCCTGGCTTTACGACGTCCTTCTGGCAGTGCCACCCAGAAAGCCGCGGACAGATACAAATCTGCTCAACAGACCCATTTGCTAACCCAAAAATCCGAATGAACTACTTCGGGGTCGAACGCGATCTTGATGTGACGCTTGAAGGACTAAAGGCGGTTCGTGACATCTACCAACAGCCGGAGTTTCGTGGGTTTTGGTCAAGTGAGGTCATCCCGGGCAGTGCGCATCAGACGGATGAAGACCTCAAAGCCGCGATCCGCGCAAACGCGACAACGGTCTATCACCTTGTTGGAACCTGCCGCATGGGCAGTGACGACAGGGCGGTTGTTGACCCGCAATTACGCGTTCAGGGGATCGACGGTCTGCGTGTTGTCGACGCATCGGTCATGCCCCGCATTCCATCCGCAAACACGAATTCTGCAACCTATATGATTGCCGAAAAAGCCGCCCAAATGATCAAGGACGGCCACTAA
- a CDS encoding TRAP transporter substrate-binding protein has product MKNWTKAAFLTGAFALAPVLSAAQEFNPLDWRSVPEMDDQIVMKIGHSVNMEWSSHTAVLKRFAELVGIYTHNEIRAEIFPGAQLGGEVEMIQQARQGALHVGLPATNNLAALAPSLNVFILPYLATSTEEVNYLQDEITPFLVPRVIDEAGVRIVGWENSGWRAFFYKSDDPIEAPADLAGLKMRVPPNPIMIASYEAWGGNPTPIAWPELYNALQQGVVEGGDNPVTDVIGMKFNEVINRMTTFHYTILTHPIVVSEVWFQGLSEEHQAAILRAGEEATDYIRWWQPLDEAKWWDKAREAGVIITAIEDETEWLEKARAIWPDYYETIGTDGEAVVQRALDILAAYPGE; this is encoded by the coding sequence ATGAAAAATTGGACAAAAGCCGCATTCCTGACGGGGGCATTCGCACTTGCTCCAGTCTTGTCAGCCGCGCAGGAATTCAATCCGCTGGATTGGCGTTCTGTGCCTGAAATGGACGATCAGATCGTCATGAAGATCGGTCATTCCGTGAACATGGAGTGGTCGTCCCACACGGCGGTCCTCAAACGTTTTGCGGAGTTGGTTGGTATTTATACGCATAACGAAATTCGAGCTGAAATTTTTCCAGGCGCGCAACTTGGGGGTGAGGTCGAAATGATTCAGCAAGCCCGTCAGGGCGCCTTGCATGTAGGATTACCTGCGACAAACAACCTCGCGGCTTTGGCACCATCACTGAACGTGTTCATTCTGCCGTACCTTGCGACTTCGACAGAGGAAGTGAACTATCTTCAGGATGAAATTACCCCGTTCCTTGTGCCGCGCGTGATTGATGAGGCAGGCGTGCGTATTGTGGGCTGGGAAAACTCTGGCTGGCGCGCCTTCTTCTACAAATCAGACGATCCCATCGAAGCGCCGGCTGACCTTGCGGGTTTGAAAATGCGGGTTCCACCGAACCCGATCATGATCGCGTCCTACGAAGCATGGGGCGGAAACCCGACGCCAATCGCTTGGCCCGAACTTTACAATGCTCTGCAACAGGGTGTTGTCGAAGGAGGTGACAACCCAGTTACTGACGTCATTGGTATGAAGTTTAACGAAGTCATCAACAGGATGACAACGTTCCACTACACGATCCTGACGCACCCAATTGTCGTATCAGAAGTTTGGTTCCAAGGTCTTTCAGAAGAGCACCAAGCTGCTATTCTTCGCGCGGGAGAAGAAGCCACGGATTATATCCGCTGGTGGCAGCCACTTGACGAAGCCAAATGGTGGGACAAAGCTCGCGAGGCTGGTGTTATAATTACTGCCATCGAAGACGAAACCGAATGGTTGGAAAAAGCACGCGCGATCTGGCCTGATTACTACGAAACGATTGGGACAGACGGCGAAGCAGTTGTCCAACGCGCGCTCGACATTTTGGCGGCTTACCCCGGCGAATAA